A portion of the Pseudopipra pipra isolate bDixPip1 chromosome 1, bDixPip1.hap1, whole genome shotgun sequence genome contains these proteins:
- the TMEM71 gene encoding transmembrane protein 71 isoform X1, whose protein sequence is MDFPGSTAFNGEHRRSLSQHIFPSCACAFLDNDPAYECSTSPLTGSLSPSRRSPRLLSNGYYVLTEDSFLSDEEGNITLTPSHTRVTYKENLIRVFRRRKKIRRSLDSLFNLSASSSWLSSTIPSNMDSSHVDDPWPDGCSKPEASYSNIGDSDFSYGYNKRVAQRQIPAYNGASLTKDDEFLQSEKPFSASKPFSPFMINANEETLSNGESRTVQNVVSQMAALIMCLIISICTRYFLGGLPATLLLIFLVGLLSQDAAVSSFFSLDTSFKTTKFW, encoded by the exons ATGGATTTTCCAG GTTCAACAGCATTTAATGGAGAGCATAGACGCAGCCTCTCACAACATATTTTTCCAAG ttgTGCTTGTGCCTTTCTGGACAATGATCCTGCCTATGAGTGTTCCACAAGCCCTCTGACAGGCTCCCTTTCCCCAAGCCGCCGCAGCCCTCGGCTGCTTTCTAATGGTTATTACGTTTTGACAGAAGACAGTTTTCTGTCTGATGAAGAGGGCAACATAACATTGACACCATCCCACACAAGAGTTACATATAAAGAGAATTTAATTCG TGTATTCAGGCGAAGGAAGAAAATCCGTCGCTCTCTTGACAGCTTGTTCAACCTCAGTGCCTCCAGCTCATGGCTCAGCTCCACCATTCCCAGCAATATGGATTCCTCCCATGTAGATGATCCTTGGCCTGATGGATGCAGTAAACCAGAAGCCAGTTACAGCAATATTG GTGATTCAGACTTTTCTTATGGATATAATAAACGTGTGGCACAAAGGCAAATTCCAGCATATAATGGAGCATCTCTCACCAAAGATGATGAGTTTCTTCAGTCTGAGAAACCATTTAGTGCTTCAAAACCCTTCTCACCATTTATgataaatgcaaatgaagaaacCTTGAGCAATGGAG aatcCAGGACAGTGCAAAATGTCGTTTCTCAGATGGCTGCACTGATCATGTGTTTAATCATTTCAATATGTACaag atattttctagGAGGATTGCCTGCCACTTTGTTGCTGATATTTTTAGTTG GTCTTTTGTCTCAAGATGCTGCTGTGTCATCTTTCTTCAGTCTTGACACATCTTTCAAAACCACAAAGTTTTGGTAA
- the TMEM71 gene encoding transmembrane protein 71 isoform X2, with product MDFPGSTAFNGEHRRSLSQHIFPSCACAFLDNDPAYECSTSPLTGSLSPSRRSPRLLSNGYYVLTEDSFLSDEEGNITLTPSHTRVTYKENLIRVFRRRKKIRRSLDSLFNLSASSSWLSSTIPSNMDSSHVDDPWPDGCSKPEASYSNIGDSDFSYGYNKRVAQRQIPAYNGASLTKDDEFLQSEKPFSASKPFSPFMINANEETLSNGESRTVQNVVSQMAALIMCLIISICTRYFLGGLPATLLLIFLVGLLSQDAAVSSFFSLDTSFKTTKF from the exons ATGGATTTTCCAG GTTCAACAGCATTTAATGGAGAGCATAGACGCAGCCTCTCACAACATATTTTTCCAAG ttgTGCTTGTGCCTTTCTGGACAATGATCCTGCCTATGAGTGTTCCACAAGCCCTCTGACAGGCTCCCTTTCCCCAAGCCGCCGCAGCCCTCGGCTGCTTTCTAATGGTTATTACGTTTTGACAGAAGACAGTTTTCTGTCTGATGAAGAGGGCAACATAACATTGACACCATCCCACACAAGAGTTACATATAAAGAGAATTTAATTCG TGTATTCAGGCGAAGGAAGAAAATCCGTCGCTCTCTTGACAGCTTGTTCAACCTCAGTGCCTCCAGCTCATGGCTCAGCTCCACCATTCCCAGCAATATGGATTCCTCCCATGTAGATGATCCTTGGCCTGATGGATGCAGTAAACCAGAAGCCAGTTACAGCAATATTG GTGATTCAGACTTTTCTTATGGATATAATAAACGTGTGGCACAAAGGCAAATTCCAGCATATAATGGAGCATCTCTCACCAAAGATGATGAGTTTCTTCAGTCTGAGAAACCATTTAGTGCTTCAAAACCCTTCTCACCATTTATgataaatgcaaatgaagaaacCTTGAGCAATGGAG aatcCAGGACAGTGCAAAATGTCGTTTCTCAGATGGCTGCACTGATCATGTGTTTAATCATTTCAATATGTACaag atattttctagGAGGATTGCCTGCCACTTTGTTGCTGATATTTTTAGTTG GTCTTTTGTCTCAAGATGCTGCTGTGTCATCTTTCTTCAGTCTTGACACATCTTTCAAAACCACAAAGTTTTG a